Genomic DNA from Pseudomonas fluorescens:
CCTGGCGTTGCAGAGCACCCTCAGCGACGTGTTTTCCGGGATCGTGCTCAACACCACCAAGCCTTATCAGCTCGATGACTGGATTTCCATCGACGGCACCGAAGGCCGGGTCACTGACATCGACTGGCGGGCCACGCGGTTGCAGACCGCCCAGGGCAGCATGGCGGTGATCCCCAACTCACTCGCGGCCAAGGCCAAGGTCATCAACTTCAGTCGACCCAGCGACGTCCATGGCTTGTCCATCAGTATCCAGGTCAGCCCTCACGCGCGGCCACAAACCGTGATCGACGCACTGGAGCGAGCGATGATCGGTTGTCGGACCTTGCTCGCCAACCCGGCACCCTGCGTGACGCTCAAAAGCAGCAGCAGTGACGGGGCGGAATACGAGATCAGCGGGTTCGTCGCCTCCAGGGCCCAGAAGCGCGAGGTGCGCAACCAGCTGTTCGACCTGGCGTTCCGGCATTTGCAGGCCTCGGGCGTGAGCCTGTTGTCCAACAGTGAAAGCGCCACCGCCAAGGATGCGTCGCGGCCTCGGGCGTTGCTGGAAAGCTCGAACATCTTCTCCACCTTGCGCCAGGACGAGAAAGACACCTTCAGCCAGAACATGACCCTGCAGACCTTCCGCGCCGGCGACATGATTTTGCCGGCGGGGGAGGTCAGCGATCATTTGTTCATCATTGAATCCGGTGTGGTCAGCGTGACCCTTGTGCGTAACGGCCAGCCATTCGAGGCCGGGCGCATGGGACCCGGAGAGGTGATCGGCGAAGCCGGGATCGTTTCCGAACAGGCCGCGCTGGCGAGCTTTTCGGCCAAGACCTTCTGCACCCTTTATCGCATCGAGAACAGCTACCTCAAACCTTGCCTCGACGCCCGTCACGACATCAACGACGCCATGAAAAACCTGCTGGACGTACGCATCCACCTCGCCCAGAACCTCACCCGCGAGCTGCCCAAGCCCGTGGCCAAGAAGCGCTTCCTG
This window encodes:
- a CDS encoding mechanosensitive ion channel family protein translates to MLSLISEHPLLCALALLVLDILIWRLVSADRTYWKIGARLVIFSLFSMLLFNEGLNPMEPAQWVDDVPRHLAATGLQIAWWLLAARTLTVMMGAVMMQRVGHTGRLLQDLLGAVIFLIAVIAALAYVLDLPVKGVLATSGAMAIIVGLALQSTLSDVFSGIVLNTTKPYQLDDWISIDGTEGRVTDIDWRATRLQTAQGSMAVIPNSLAAKAKVINFSRPSDVHGLSISIQVSPHARPQTVIDALERAMIGCRTLLANPAPCVTLKSSSSDGAEYEISGFVASRAQKREVRNQLFDLAFRHLQASGVSLLSNSESATAKDASRPRALLESSNIFSTLRQDEKDTFSQNMTLQTFRAGDMILPAGEVSDHLFIIESGVVSVTLVRNGQPFEAGRMGPGEVIGEAGIVSEQAALASFSAKTFCTLYRIENSYLKPCLDARHDINDAMKNLLDVRIHLAQNLTRELPKPVAKKRFLQWLRSRA